Sequence from the Candidatus Methylacidiphilales bacterium genome:
GTTGTTACGAAAGGGCAATTCAACTAGATTCACAAAATGTAGACGCCTGGCAAGCGCTAGCCATGGCACACTACAAGCTCTCTCACTACTCGCAGGCAGCAGAAGCGATTCAAAAAGCAATCGCGCTAAACACCAACGACCCGGTCTTGTGGACAACCCTATCAATGATCGAGATGAAGCTAGGCCACATCGAAGCCGCCGAGTCTGCCTCCGCGAAGTCCCGCATCCTTTCTTGGGGTGGCAAGTTAAGTTCAACTCAAACCCACCACCCTTGAGACCGAAGCTTAAGGCAAAATCAACATCGCATCCCCGTAGCTGAAAAAACGGTAGCGCTCCCTTATCGCTTCATTGTAGGCGGCTCTCATAAATTCATA
This genomic interval carries:
- a CDS encoding tetratricopeptide repeat protein codes for the protein MSTSTEWIEKGNDALAVGELHEAVRCYERAIQLDSQNVDAWQALAMAHYKLSHYSQAAEAIQKAIALNTNDPVLWTTLSMIEMKLGHIEAAESASAKSRILSWGGKLSSTQTHHP